A part of Oncorhynchus kisutch isolate 150728-3 unplaced genomic scaffold, Okis_V2 scaffold2259, whole genome shotgun sequence genomic DNA contains:
- the LOC116369570 gene encoding hemogen-like isoform X1 → MEGTFDKEKPELEYKNPNDNQGGIQRRLRDRDLLKKRKAEAEEKAINQWVYGVESRRKRARGREEKSSSGRRGRPRKTDPTPELPASQEEPEQEAVIVKVVSKPVEVTPAPTLISLSPFLPVDPGPPESLPAYVPPVPDPIPILAPAPVAVVAPSPMYNPVTAPAPSLLETLYTEGSDQGSDTLDQVLIEDLGPDEKEDIPPSQNNWGTDQGSSEEPSVSVPEQNRVFSTFPRFYTGVPSQDHPPRNVF, encoded by the exons GTGGGATCCAGCGGCGGCTAAGAGACAGAGACCTTCTCAAGAAAAGAAAGGCAGAGGCCGAGGAGAAGGCGATTAACCAGTGGGTTTATGG GGtagagagcaggaggaagagagcgaggggaagagaggagaagagtagCTCGGGAAGACGAGGAAGGCCGAGGAAGACTGATCCAACACCGGAGCTCCCGGCTTCCCAGGAAGAGCCAGAACaggaggctgtcattgtaaaggtGGTGTCCAAACCAGTGGAAGTCACCCCTGCCCCTACCTTGATCTCACTATCCCCATTCCTTCCGGTGGACCCTGGCCCGCCAGAATCACTACCGGCGTATGTTCCCCCCGTCCCAGACCCTATCCCTATCCTTGCCCCTGCTCCTGTGGCTGTTGTTGCCCCTTCTCCAATGTATAACCCTGTTACTGCCCCTGCAccatccctgttggagaccctgtACACTGAAGGCAGTGACCAGGGTAGTGACACCCTGGACCAGGTGCTGATTGAGGACTTGGGTCCTGATGAGAAGGAAGACATCCCTCCATCTCAAAACAACTGGGGCACTGATCAAG GGTCAAGTGAGGAGCCGTCTGTCAGTGTGCCTGAACAGAATAGAGTGTTCTCTACGTTCCCAAGGTTCTACACTGGTGTTCCTTCACAAGATCATCCACCAAGAAACGTCTTCTGA